In Anas platyrhynchos isolate ZD024472 breed Pekin duck chromosome 15, IASCAAS_PekinDuck_T2T, whole genome shotgun sequence, the DNA window CAGGACTGCTGTGTCGGTCCTCCCGGTCAGCCCTGTGCGTTAACGGGCTCAGACTGCTCCCCCACAGGCACTCAGCCCGGGAGGGACCACGGGAAGGACGCATGCTGAGCCTCTGAGGAGCTGGCTGCGGGCCCACACAGCAGTCAGGCTGTCAAGGTTCCTTGGGCTACTCCCAAGAAAATTCTTTcaacgtcttttttttttttttcctgacttctcAAAGTACTGCCTTTGCAGTAGAGCTACTCTGTTCTCTGACAGCAGGGTCTTCAGGCTCCTGAGCCTGACCACGGCCCTTGGGGCTCAGCAGACCAAGGAGAGCCAGCCCCAGGccagcccccgctgcccgcACCCCTGGGGGTGCCGGGTCCCCAGTCCCAGACCCAGTCCCAgaccctccctccccagccggGGCAGCTGTGCACAGGGCAGACGGGTGCCAGGGAGCCCATGGCCGGTGGCTGGGCTGCTGGATGAGGGGCACAAGGCAGTGTGCCTGGTGCTCAGCACACGGTGCCTCCGGCCTTCTCAGAGAGATGGCCCCCAGAGTccctgtgcccagcagcagccgagCTCCCCGACAGCCAAGGGCCATGCAGGGACCCCAGCAGGGACTCCCCGCAGGAGCCCCCTTCCCCCTGAGccagggcaggacagggcacgggggctgcagcacagccgctgcagCAAAATCCCATCAAAGTCACCCCAAAAGGGGCAGTGCCCCAACAAGCgctgcttcagctgcagagaTGGGAGACGGGCGCTGGCGCCCCACCTGCCGGGAGCCCGGCACCCCGAGGAGCCGCAGCCCCCCGCTGCCGAGCCCCGGCACGGAGCCCCCTCACCTCCCCGCACCGCCCGGCTCCGGGACGTAGTAGGGGCGGAAGAGCCGCTCGCGGGCACAGAGCCGCATGGTGCTGTGCGCGTGCAGCAAGAGCCGCGGGAAGCGGGAGGTGAAGTACTGCACGAAGCCTTCGGGGACGGCGCCCAGCGCCTCCTGCACGTCGGCGGGCAGCTCGTGGTAGTGATGCTTCTGCGGGACAGAGGGCTTGGTGAGGGGCGGCTGGATCAGCACGCAGcctggctgtggggcaggggccGTACCTTGTTCCTCATGGCCCGCAGGAGGTCGCGCACCGAGCCGCCCTTGTAGGTGCGGAACTTCCGCAGGTCTGGggagaaagcagagcagaggggtgaGTGCCTCTTGGAAGccagagccctgcaggagcccctgccctgggcaggggtcactgccctgctctgcccttccaAGGGCTGCATCTTTATCCCCCTGGATTTTGGCTCCCGGACACCTGGAGGTGCCCCATGGCCAAATGGCACCAGGCGCAGAACGCTCCATGCCCTGCGTGCTCCTGCATGGAGCAGGACGGCACTGCGGGAGCCCAGAGCCCGTGCTCCTACCTGTCTGCAGCGGGAGGGAGATGTGCATCCTCCAGTTCGTCCTCACCACCGAGCGGCCCCCCGTCTCCAGCGCCGTCACAATGGGTCCCTCGGCTGGCTCCTTCTCGATGCGGTCACTGATGTCCTGTGCCAGAGAGCAGGGACTGGCACTGGTCCCATGCCCGCCCCGGCCAGCACCAGtgcacagagctgcagggatgggggggCACACAGCGCATCCAGCATGGGAGGGGATTAGTGCTGACCCCAAACCGGGGGAACAGGGGAACAGCCCTTGCAAAAGTAGCTCAAAATGAGCACGGTGAATACACGTGGGTGTTCCCAGCCCTTTTTCAGACCACCTGCAGCCCACACGGTGCCAGCTGTGCTCAGAGCACACCtacgggcactgcccagctgcACTCAGCACTCTCACCTGGAAGAACTGCAGCTGCTTCTCTGCACTCCAGAAGAAGGGGTGCATAAGGACCACGGGGGCCGAGGGGCGCTTCTGGGGCTCGCCACTGATCATTGACACAATCAGCTCTCTCGCAACGACCTTGTCTTGAATGCAAAACAGGAGCAAGCACTAAGCGAGGCCACAGGGAGGACGGGCCACGCCGCACAGCCTGGCACGGGGCGGCTGCTGCAGGCATCAGCCTCCGGGCAGCCTCACCGTGCgcctcctcctgcaggcagggcagctggTAAGTGCCCGCCAGGATGTTGGCCTGGCGCCGCAAGCTGTCCCCGAAGGGGTGCTGCCCTCCCGACACCACGTAGTAGAAGACGCAGCCGGCTGAGAAGATGTCCACAGCACACGTCTGCAAGACACAGAGGGGGAGATGGGACCCTCGCAGCAGAGGGCGAGGAGAGCTTTACACCCCCGCCTTTCCATGTGAACGCCCGGTTGTTAGCTACAGCTTTAGCCAGGCAGCAACACCGAGACACTGCGGCACTGCTGGGAAGTGCGAGGCACGAGGGCTCCTGCCTGCCGAGCTCTCCAGAGCTGGGTCGGTCTCTCCCTAGGCCAGCGATGCCCCCAGCACCTCGACTCCTCATCAGGGAAGAAGTTTCAGGGAcactgacacaagccaggactCCACAGCCAGATGAACacgggagagctgctgccttaAATGTCTGCAGGCTGATCCTAGCACGAGGGTACGTGAAGCGCGTTGCCAAAAGCAGCCCGTGCCCTGCCAGGCCCATCAGCAACCAGCTCCCAGCAGGAACAGGATCAATCCCCGGGGCCAAACAGACACACAGTCACCACCACCACACGCCCCACGCTTCCAAGCACCAGAGCCAAGCGTCGGAGGGCCGCGATGGGGCTGCGGCCTCGCCAggccctgggctctgcctctccatGGCGAAGGGGAGCACAGCAGGAGGCGGCTGCTGCCCTGGCGGTGTGCACTGCTGCTGCGCTCGGGCTGGCTTTGGCTCTCAGAGCTCTGGTCTTAATTGTGCATCTCAGCGGCACACCGCAAGGCTGCTGCAAGCAAGGACGCTGCAAAGAAAGGCTCAAGGAGCACGCGAAGCAGGACGGAGTTGTCCACAGCTCACTGACGGGGTTCTCCTTCGGggcctcctgcagcacctcggGCGCAATCCACCCCTCGGTGCCGGGGATGCCGGAGCGCAGGCTGAAGCTGTGCCGCCCCCCCTGGAGCTTCTTGCACAGGCCGAAGTCAGAGATGACGGCTCGGATCTGCCCGTGGCTATTCGGGACAGAGATGAGGATGTTACAGGGCTTCAGGTCGCGATGAACTGCAAGAGACAGACGGCAGCGTTACCTGCAGGCGTGGCCCCGTGCCGCAGGGCTGATGCCAGAGGTGCTGCTGGggtgagcagggctgcagcacatcTCCTGCATGCCCAGCCGCTCCCAACAGGACGCTGCCCTCTTACCGATGTTGAGGGAGTGCAGGTGTGCCAGGCCTGACATGGTCTGGTGCAGGACAGACACCGGGTCCAGGCTGCGCCGGTTGAAGCTGGGGCTCTCCACGTACTGGAAACGGGGAGACAGAAAGATGTGCACTGAGGGCTGAGGGCCCGGGCAAACAAGGCAAGGCTGGGCAGGAGAAGCTTCTCACTAGGCTGACGGAGGTGGAAGATGAGGGTTCAGATGTACGAGCCCACTCAGAGGCCACCCCGTGCCCGAGGCCCATCTCCAGGCTGCCCAGCCGGCGGCTGCAGCACATCGCCCTCACTGCCCCTCCGCCAGGGCTCCCAACCAGAACTGCCGGCTGcacgcccccagcccctgcagggcCTCACTAGCGGGATGGGAGAAACTGGGAGCCTTCCCCTGGGGACCTGCTGTGTGGCGGGGACGGGGCAGGCAGACCTTGAGGTGCGAGGTGCGGGCTCACCTCCTGCAGCGTGGCAGAGCAGAGCTCGATGGCGATGTAGTGGAACTGCTTGTCCCGCTCGGTGCAGAAGTAGCGCACGACGTGGGGGTGCTCGTCCGACTCGCGGAGCAGCTGCACCTCCCGGTCCACCAGGTGGAAACACTCAGGCAGGAGGCGCTTCACGGCCACGCTGCGGCCATCGAAGTGTCCCCTGTGTGCACACCTCCGGTGATGGCAGTGCCCACCACCACCAGGCACTGCAGAGCCCAGCGCTGCAGAGGCACGGCCCAGACGGGCTCTGGGCGATGCCAGGCTCGTCCCTCAGCCCCCTCAGCACAGGAGCAATGCCCGGAGCCACGAGCAGGCAGAAATCTCTGCAGCGAGCAGGGCACCAGGGGTTCAGGTGATCGTTGTTGCAGGAAAACAACATCCCTGGCTTTTTACTGTGGTTGGCCTGGGGGAAGGCACTGCTGGCAGAGCCATGGGAACTTTCTGGGTCGGTTTGATAAGGGCTGGCtgagggggaggcagcagcgCTCCCACAAACACCTCTGCACTGCCCAGATGCCCGGCGGGGAAGGTGCCTgccacagagctgtgctggtggctcCCAGGCAGCAGTGGAGGCTGAGCAGGCATCCCAGGTGCCACCCACCTGAAGACAAAGGTTCCTCCAGCTCCGTGGCCCAGCACATCCTTGGGGTTAAAAGAAACTTTCCCAACTACGATCACGTCTGGTTCCGCATCTGCAAAGACAGGCAGCCTTCAACCTATAAGCGTCAGTCAGTCCTATATGAAGGGCATGCTGTTCAGTAACCCCCTGGTTGTTTCCTGGGCCCTACAACTCCTCCTCCGCAGCCCATCCCTGTCCAACACCAGCACTTGCATCTCCACCCCCTCAGCTGCAGCAATCTCCTCTGCAGGgcctctgctcctgctttggCTGACACCACCTGCCCAGCCTCTTCTCAGCCTCCACAAGCCTCCAAGGTGtggatttgtttttctgagagGTTCCACATTGTGGAGGAGACGTGGGCATTCCCACAAGGGGCTGCTGGCCCCCAGGACAGAGCACCCCTCAGTCCCTTCCCATTCCCACCAGCAcgcacctccagcagctgccgGCACAGCCGGCTCCAGGCCGCCCACCCCGTTGGCTGGGTCCTTCAGGTGGGCAGAGCCCGAGCTCTGCGAGTGCCAAGATGCGCGTCCCTGGCTCCCCTCTGGCTCCCTGGGCTCCCCAAGGATGCCCTCGCCAGAGACCCGGGGCGGGAgcagcatctcctgctgctgctgctgcaagagcTGAATTtgcttctccagctgctgctgctgcgcctcgtgctgcctctgcagtttCTGGAGCACAAAGAACAAAACGGCCTCAGCCGCTGGGAGCCCCGTGGAGCCCCGTGCACCGGCACTGCTCCGGCACAAGCAGCTTCCAGCCCCGCAGCAGGCAGGCGGGCGCGGGGGTGAGGAGCCCACGCACcgtgaggagcagcagcaggatgccCCCGCCCAGCAGGGCACTGCCAAGGACGCCCAGCACCATGTCCCAGCTGCCGGACTCGGGGTACACCTCcacctgctccctgctggcaTCGGGTGGAGGCTGCTCATCGCTGCTCCGCACGGCCGGCTCCTCCACGCTGCTCGGGGCCAGGAACTGCAACACAGGAGGGGGGACGCTGGGGCTGTACGGCAGGGACCTCCAGGCACTCGGGCTCCCTCACCTCCCAGCTGAGCCCCGAAGCTGGGTGGTGCACAGGACCCTCCTGCACCACCCTGGATGGCCCCgaccctcctgcagccctgcacagcccaggACTCCCCCATGCAAAGCAGCGACCTGGCAGGGCCCCGCCGCTCACGTTGTCAAACACGGTCCTGGCCGGGGAGCTCCGGGGAATGATGGTTTCTGTCGTCTTCCTCAGGTTCTCCGGGAAGGCTCTAAGCATGGTGGTGTGGACCACAGGAGGCAGCTCGTGGTGCCCTGGGGCGAGAGGAAGGCAGAGCTGAGGTGGCCACCACCCGGCCTCTGGGCACAGCTTCAGCCCGCTCATCCGTGTGGCGTGGGCTCGCCAGGCAGCTGTGGTGTCCCGGGGAAGGGCAGCAGAAAAAGCCACAGCTACAGCCTGCCGGCCCCGTCCAGAGATGAgacctggagcagcagcagccagcggAGAAAAGCACAGGGCGAGACCCCCTGCCCCCTCAGGCAGCACGTGGCCTGCCCCTCTGGGCCACCCTGACACCGGCTTCATTTCCAAACACCGCCACAGCCGGGCCTCTGCTGCCCCTCGCTGCAAGCGCGGCCACAGAGCGAGCACCACAGCCATGGGCATGGGAAGGGTCAGGGCCCCTGCACAGCCTGGGGAGGGGTAGGGCTGTGACCCCAGGCAGAGCCATCGCAGTCCCTGGGGATGaaccacagcccctggggcccGCCGCGGGTCCGCACCTATCAGCAGCCACTGGTTGCGCATGGAGGTGATGCTGCCCTGCGGGTACTTGACGTCGGTGCTGGGAGTGATCTCGCACTCTCCCGACTCCCTCATGGTCACGTCGTCCGTGGTGGGGCCGTCGATCCTGGCCAGCGTGATGCCCTGCGGCTGGAGGACGGGGCGGTGGGGCCGTGCCACGTGCCAGGGCTCCCCCAGCACAGGGAGCCCCCGGGGCGGCGAGGACACTCACCACCAGCGCCACGCTGTCGTGGACCAGTGAGGTCAAGGCGTAGAAGCTGGCTGCGTGCTTCCCCACGTAGAGCGCAGGCCTGTAAGGCAGGGAAAGAGTCAGCCCCTGAGCCTGAGCGGCGTGACACCACCAGGCATCACATCCAGCGTCCCCAGTGCCATCCTCGGGTTGtgacacccatgggtgctctGCCCCAGAACGAAGCCACCCCTGCCCGGAGCCTCCCCCGCAGGGCCCCGCagccgcagccccctccccgcagccccccggccacATACAGCAGCTGGGTCTTGGTGGCCGTGAAGTCCTTCACGGTCTGGCTCCCCCTGATGAGGTGGATGTCCTGCGAGTGGAAGGTGAGGTAGCGCAGCGTCTCCATGGCCAGGTTGAGGTGGGGGACGCGGCGGAGGCTGTCTTGGTGCCACAGGTAGATGCCGACCACGGGCGAGCCGTAGTTGTGCGCCCACAGGACCTCCCCGCTCTCCTTGTCCAGCGTCACCACCAGCCCGTCCCCGCTGGAGGCGAAGTGTGACATCTCTGGACAGGGACAGACGGAGCGGGCgctgcaggctgccaggcaGGAGCGCTCCGGGGAGACCCCACGCGTCCGGCAGCAACCCAGGGCGTGCTCCAAGGGGCACGGTGACCATCCCCGGGCCAAGCAGGGCCAGCCATGCCAGAGGGGCGCGTGCCACTTGGCACGGAGCCATGGCCTCGTCACTGCCATGCAGACGAGCCctggcacagcagggctgaCCCAGCAGCCACTTTCCCCGGTGACCAGCAGGGCCTGGAGCCGCAGGTGCCTGCCAGAGGCGAGCAGCGACTCACTGTAGGGGTAGGACTCCTCACAGAGCGGCGCCGAGTAGTCGGAGTAGGTGGCGTTCCAGCGCAGCTCCCGCGACTTGGTGTCGTACATGGTGATGACGTACTCTGCGGAGAGAGCAGGGCCGCAGGGTCACAGCGTGCTGCGGGAAGGGGCAGCGGGGGGAACGCagtggggccagcccagccccagcacatcGGGGTTACCGAGCCTAACAGcggggcaggctgctggggagccccagcctccctgggcagcccgggTCCCCACGGGGCGGGCAGACAGCCCAGCACAGGTACACGACAAAGTAAGGCTGGCTTACGGGTACGGCCGATGTAGAGCAGGGGACTGGAGGGGCACAGCCCATCCGAGGCCTCCGTTGAGAGCGTGGTCTGCTTCTCCCCTGACTTGGGGTCCACAACGAACCAGGTGTCCTGCTTCTTCCCTGCGAACAGAAGCACATCCACACCGTGCCGTACACCTCCAGGGCCCTGCgctcttctctctccctgcagccactctgctgggccccctccccacctcagCCCGGGTGGGCCCTGCGGCGGGGCTCTGGTACCTGTGTAGAGCACACCGTCCGAGCTGCGGCACGGCGAGGACTGCACCAGCTCCGGGATGGTGAACGGGAGCTTCTGCAACACAGACACCGAGTGGCAGCGGTGCCAGCGCAACGTCCCCCTGAGCTCAGCCCTCCTGGGGACGTGCTGCCACCAGGCTGACACCGCCAGGGTGCCCAGGGCACGCAGGAGCCTCCGAATGCCCCgagcctgccctgccctgcccagcggCTCTGCCCAGCCCCGTGGAAGCAGAGAGGGGCAGGTGGGATGcaggcagcccccggccgcACTACTGACCATCAGGCCCTCCTTGTTCTTCCCTCCCAGGATGTACAGGCTGCCGTCGTTGGGGTCGGGAAGAAACGCCGGTCTGAAGAGAGGAGAGTGAAACGTGAGCCGTGCCCCACTGCTGGGCACACGCCAGTGGCTAAATAGGGGACGCAGTGATGAAACCCCTTCCGCAGCGTGCTCCAGGGTGACTCATGTCAGCGTTTAACCCTTCCCAGAAACCTCTCGCACTGGGTCTGGTGCGGGATGTACTGGTCTGCGTCCGCACAGCGCCTCGGGAGCGCGCccggcagctgctgccctgcccgccTCAGAGGGGCTCTGcgcttccctccttccccctgcaGCTTCAGAAGGATTTAGGGGCTTTCCTCAATTTCCCTCCTACGCTTTTgtgcacagtggcacagagaGCTCGTGGGCTGCTTGCTGCACGGCTACCgctgagcagcagggagcagccggCCCTCATCGCGTGAGGTGCTAGCAGAAGGGTGGGTTTGAGACAACGCTACGGCACGGCCTAGAAGTTTAATTTCTCTCAGGTTCTGGGTTCTTGCTGTGAATCTGCTGGGTCACCAGGGCAGCCTTGCTAGTCAGCACCTCCAGCTGCCCCCTGCACAGGCTGTAAGGCCAACAACCTGCACtgtccctgccccatccccgTGTGAGCCATACTCACTCTGCAACATAAACCGGCACCTGCAGAATGGGATCTGAAAAAGAGAGCGAGACGGGCACGTCAGCAGCCTATTTGCATTTCAGGCCCAGAATAGCcccggccagcagcaggaaataGCCCCGCAGCAAATgctccctctgccagcagccGTGCCTGGGGCTGGAGCCGTGCCCACAGCTCTCCCCATGGTGGAGGTGCGCCGCCAGCCCCTGCTCACAGCCCGCGGGTACCCGTGCTGCGAGCAGCCCCCACCGGGCCCATCCTCACCATCCTTCAGGGTCCACTTGATGTCACCTGTGCTCTTGCTCACTGCATGGAGGTTCCCATCGAGTGTGGATATGAAGAGCAGCGTTTCGGGGACAGTCACAGCGCTGCTCTTGAGGCACTACGGACAGAAAGGGGCCCTCAGggtgctgcggggctggggacgagcccagggctgtgcccccAAACTGCTCCCGCTGCTCACCACTGCAGCACCCGGCTGCAGGGAAAGAGCCCAGAGGTCCCTCCTGGTCCCAAGTGAGGTGAGACCTGCCAGGAGAAGGGTTTATTCCTTGCACTGCAATCCCATCATGATTTACAGCCAAGCTTTCAAGGCAGATTTGTACAAGAACCCAAGTACACCAGGTTCTCTCATTTATTTCTTGAGCAGGTATTTCCCAGCCTGTGCTCCTGGACAGAGGCTGTACAAAGAGGTGACAACAACACGAGGAAAGCCAGGCTTCTCCCCAGGAGGTTCACATTTTGTCCAGACACCGTAACCCAGCTGGAAAAGTTTCAAGAAATTCCGCAAACCaaacaaatctgaaaagcaCAGCTCGGGAGAGCTTTTGCGCCAGATTTCTCAACGCAGCAGGGTATTAAACCTGCTCACTCCTTCAGCCCCAGCGACAGGGGACAGCGGGGGGACCACAGCTGCCAGACACTGTCCGGAGGTGCTGTGTTGTCCCGGCCGCTGGCAAGAAGCACGGGCAGGGCCACCGGCTGAGCTCGCAGGCGGCCGTGCCTCGTGCCGCGGGTGCTgcgggtgctgggtgctgctgacACCGGCCGGGAGCCCCGGGGCAGGGCGGCTGTGTCCCCGCTCCCCTGGGGCGCTGCATGCGCGGGGGTGGGTGCGGAGAGGCTGCGCCCAGCCACGGCTCCCGCTGCCTCCCTGAAGGTGACACCggcagccccgccgcccgctcctTCCAGAGGCGAACTGGCCGGGTGACTTTTCATGCCAGCAGCACACGGGACGCCAGCCCAGGCCTTGCAAGGCGCACGGTGACGAGAGCACAACTGCAAACCTGCTGCTAAAGGGGAGCTGCCACTCCCGCACGGTGCCCACATGGCAAACGCCAGCTCACCCGCGGTGCTCACACAGCGGCCTCGCCCCGTCAGCAAACAGGAGAGCAGCCGGCAAACAGCACGGGGAGAGAAACGGCCACCAGGAAGGCAGGGCCAGCGCAGCACCTGGGCTCCGCACCGCCAGCAACTGAGGTTGGGGGGGGCCAGGGCTCACCGTGGGCCCCTGATGGATTTGGGTTGCTCTGTACATGGCCGTGGGGGAGCGGATGGAGCACGCCACTGCCTCGGCTGCTCCCGAGGGCCTGCAGCTGATGCGCACCCCAGGGCCCTGCACGTCCCCTCCCTGCCTCGTGCCTGCTGCTCATCGCATCCTCGAACACGGAGCAGGCACAGGGCTCAGCCCGAGGACCTGGACAGGTGAAGGAGCAGGAACCGGCACTGCTCCACGCGAGCACGTGCCCGTGGGGAGGAACTGGTGACAACAGAGCAGCCATGGGCCAAGAGATGCGCTCCCCTGGAGCCCGCGGCTGCTGCAATTCCTCCGGCAGCGGCACAGGCTGATGGGCATCGCGCTGCccgccctgcagctgctgccctgagCACACTTCACAGCCACTCCCCTGCCTTTCTTCCTGCTGTGTCTGTAGGTGAGTTCAGAGCCAGCTCCCGCTGTGCCTGGAGGatggggggcaggaggagcagctgttTCCTGCCACCCTTCTCCAGCACGGCGCAGGCTCGCCACGTCGGCTCGCCCCAGCCTCGAGGGATGGCGAGCGCTTGGCGAGGCCGAGACCCAGCAGCAGACATCCTCCAGCGAgggtgcagcaggctgcagcccagcacctAGCACTGAGCTGTGGCGTGGCCACCTGCACGGGGACCAGAACCGAGAGTGCCCCcggggcagagccctgcagccggcacagctgcagcagcccctgctcgtTGCTTGGCAGTTTCACCCACCCCTG includes these proteins:
- the ERN2 gene encoding serine/threonine-protein kinase/endoribonuclease IRE2, which encodes MGGPAALLLLLLLRTAPRQCLKSSAVTVPETLLFISTLDGNLHAVSKSTGDIKWTLKDDPILQVPVYVAEPAFLPDPNDGSLYILGGKNKEGLMKLPFTIPELVQSSPCRSSDGVLYTGKKQDTWFVVDPKSGEKQTTLSTEASDGLCPSSPLLYIGRTQYVITMYDTKSRELRWNATYSDYSAPLCEESYPYKMSHFASSGDGLVVTLDKESGEVLWAHNYGSPVVGIYLWHQDSLRRVPHLNLAMETLRYLTFHSQDIHLIRGSQTVKDFTATKTQLLPALYVGKHAASFYALTSLVHDSVALVPQGITLARIDGPTTDDVTMRESGECEITPSTDVKYPQGSITSMRNQWLLIGHHELPPVVHTTMLRAFPENLRKTTETIIPRSSPARTVFDNFLAPSSVEEPAVRSSDEQPPPDASREQVEVYPESGSWDMVLGVLGSALLGGGILLLLLTKLQRQHEAQQQQLEKQIQLLQQQQQEMLLPPRVSGEGILGEPREPEGSQGRASWHSQSSGSAHLKDPANGVGGLEPAVPAAAGDAEPDVIVVGKVSFNPKDVLGHGAGGTFVFRGHFDGRSVAVKRLLPECFHLVDREVQLLRESDEHPHVVRYFCTERDKQFHYIAIELCSATLQEYVESPSFNRRSLDPVSVLHQTMSGLAHLHSLNIVHRDLKPCNILISVPNSHGQIRAVISDFGLCKKLQGGRHSFSLRSGIPGTEGWIAPEVLQEAPKENPTCAVDIFSAGCVFYYVVSGGQHPFGDSLRRQANILAGTYQLPCLQEEAHDKVVARELIVSMISGEPQKRPSAPVVLMHPFFWSAEKQLQFFQDISDRIEKEPAEGPIVTALETGGRSVVRTNWRMHISLPLQTDLRKFRTYKGGSVRDLLRAMRNKKHHYHELPADVQEALGAVPEGFVQYFTSRFPRLLLHAHSTMRLCARERLFRPYYVPEPGGAGR